Proteins found in one Zea mays cultivar B73 chromosome 1, Zm-B73-REFERENCE-NAM-5.0, whole genome shotgun sequence genomic segment:
- the LOC103636088 gene encoding uncharacterized protein: protein MRNHHKLAPTTPSSSKNNHSSNKAEQPHLSGAYIRSLVKQLSSSAAARSKDHSTMVGTKPHSHQPPPQEDALLQQQQQAQTAPPQQQQQQPHKKQVRRRLHTSRPYQERLLNMAEARREIVTALKIHRASMRQAKELQQQQQQQQLMHLQLQRQQEVHHHPAQEPSQAATGASSSAPSYASYSDYLYNSPFSHFTAPTPSSYSSSSPLMITYDDAPVAPPPMVVSSEHNLDDQLLPALPLQPLGLNLSFQGFNSCSSAVAGDDTKQNSTCSFDPPLLQPSPGSSYSVYSSPPVTMASHDLSAVAMENTSLAAADASLHRVLDDEEMAAIYSIGQQHDIEWSDTMSLVTSAWWSKLLESIEDKGNGTAADQEAGGGAASANMVMMMEDPSSSLVDMPDWASDNLGHEATHESNSSFPGIHLNDYYYHQDEDVSLPLPRMDIGDIEGWDTEWFS, encoded by the exons ATGAGGAACCACCACAAGCTAGCTCCTACCACCCCTTCCTCCTCAAAGAACAACCACAGCAGCAACAAGGCGGAGCAGCCACACCTCTCGGGAGCTTACATTAGGAGCCTCGTGAAGCAGCTCAGCTCCTCAGCTGCAGCAAGATCCAAAGACCACAGCACCATGGTGGGCACCAAGCCACATAGCCACCAGCCGCCGCCACAAGAAGACGCCCtcttgcagcagcagcagcaggcccaaaCAGCaccaccacagcagcagcagcagcagccacacaAGAAGCAGGTGAGGAGGAGGCTGCACACAAGCAGGCCGTACCAGGAGAGACTGCTCAACATGGCAGAGGCAAGGAGAGAGATTGTCACCGCTCTCAAGATCCATAGGGCCTCCATGAGACAAGCCAAAgagctgcagcagcagcagcaacaacaacagctgATGCATCTGCAGCTGCAGCGACAACAGGAGGTTCATCATCATCCAGCGCAAGAGCCAAGCCAAGCAGCAACCGGAGCTTCGTCGTCTGCGCCGAGCTACGCTTCCTACTCAGATTACCTGTACAACTCTCCATTTTCGCATTTCACTGCCCCTACTCCCAGTAGCTACTCTTCGTCGTCCCCACTGATGATCACTTACGACGACGCACCAGTCGCGCCGCCGCCCATGGTCGTCAGTTCTGAGCATAACCTAGATGACCAGCTGCTCCCTGCTCTCCCCTTGCAGCCTCTAGGTCTAAACCTTAGCTTCCAGGGATTCAATAGTTGTAGCTCCGCCGTCGCCGGTGACGACACCAAGCAGAACAGCACCTGCTCTTTCGATCCTCCGTTGCTCCAACCGTCACCAGGTTCCTCCTATTCGGTCTACTCCTCTCCCCCGGTGACGATGGCGAGCCACGACCTGTCCGCTGTCGCCATGGAGAACACCTCACTGGCAGCAGCAGACGCGTCGCTGCACCGGGTGCTTGACGACGAGGAGATGGCGGCTATCTACTCGATCGGGCAGCAGCACGACATTGAGTGGAGCGATACCATGAGCCTGGTCACGTCAGCGTGGTGGAGCAAGCTCCTTGAGAGCATCGAAGACAAGGGCAACGGGACAGCAGCCGATCAGGAGGCCGGTGGAGGTGCTGCCAGTGCCAACATGGTGATGATGATGGAGGATCCGTCGTCGTCGTTGGTGGACATGCCCGATTGGGCCAGCGATAACCTTGGCCATGAGGCTACCCATGAAAGCAACTCTAGTTTTCCCGGGATACATTTGAATGACTACTACTACCATCAGGACGAAGATGTCTCCTTGCCCTTGCCCCG CATGGACATTGGAGATATCGAAGGATGGGATACAGAATGGTTCTCTTGA